A part of Oryctolagus cuniculus chromosome 4, mOryCun1.1, whole genome shotgun sequence genomic DNA contains:
- the ECE2 gene encoding endothelin-converting enzyme 2 isoform X1, which yields MNVALQELGGGGGGGNGNMVEYKRATLRDEDAPETPVEGGASPDAVEVGKGVLPCSAGPSPGVTPGPLRSSGLFWRVVCPHPPPLHLGPLCAGTMVGFRKATRQLLRSRTPLELSLAGVSLLLAALLVGCLVALGVQYHRDPSHSTCLTEACIRVAGKILESLDRRVSPCDDFYQFSCGGWIRRNPLPDGRSRWNTFNSLWDQNQAILKHLLENSTFNSSSEAERKTQRFYLSCLQVERIEELGAQPLRDLIDKIGGWNITGPWDQDNFMEVLKAVAGTYRATPFFTVYISADSKSSNSNVIQVDQSGLFLPSRDYYLNRTANEKVLTAYLDYMEELGLLLGGGPGSTREQMQQVLELEIQLANITVPQDQRRDEEKIYHKMSISELQALAPSMDWLEFLSFLLSPLELGDSEPVVVYGTDYLQQVSELINRTQPSVLNNYLIWNLVQKTTSSLDRRFESAQEKLLETLYGTKKSCLPRWQTCISNTDDALGFALGSLFVKATFDRQSKEIAEGMISEIRTAFEEALEQLVWMDEKTRQAAKEKADAIYDMIGFPDFILEPKELDDVYDGYEVSEDSFFQNMLNLYNFSAKVMADQLRKPPSRDQWSMTPQTVNAYYLPTKNEIVFPAGILQAPFYARNHPKALNFGGIGVVMGHELTHAFDDQGREYDKEGNLRPWWQNASLAAFRNHTACMEEQYNQYQVNGERLNGRQTLGENIADNGGLKAAYNAYKAWLRKHGEEQQLPAVGLNNHQLFFVGFAQVWCSVRTPESSHEGLVTDPHSPARFRVLGTLSNSRDFLRHFGCPVGSPMNPGQLCEVW from the exons ATGAATGTCGCGCTGCAGGagctgggcggcggcggcggcggcggcaacgGCAAC ATGGTGGAGTACAAGCGGGCCACGCTTCGGGATGAAGACGCACCCGAGACCCCCGTAGAGGGCGGGGCCTCCCCGGACGCCGTGGAGGTGGGCAAGGGGGTCCTCCCGTGCTCagcaggccccagccctggcgTGACGCCTGGCCCACTCAGGAGCTCTGGGCTGTTCTGGAGGGTCGtctgcccccacccacctccGCTCCATCTCGGGCCTCTCTGCGCTGGGACTATG GTGGGATTCCGCAAGGCGACGCGACAGCTCCTGCGCTCGCGCACGCCGCTGGAGCTGTCGCTGGCCGGGGTCTCTCTACTGCTGGCGGCGCTGCTTGTGGGCTGCCTGGTGGCGCTGGGGGTCCAGTACCACAGAG ACCCATCCCACAGCACCTGTCTCACCGAGGCCTGCATCCGAGTGGCTGGGAAAATCCTGGAGTCCCTGGACCGCAGGGTGAGCCCCTGCGACGACTTTTACCAGTTCTCCTGCGGAGGCTGGATTCGGAGGAACCCCCTGCCTGATGGGCGTTCTCGCTGGAACACCTTCAACAGCctctgggaccagaaccaggccATACTGAAGCACCTGCTGG AAAACAGCACCTTCAACTCCAGCAGCGAAGCCGAGCGGAAGACACAGCGCTTCTACCTGTCCTGCCTGCAGGTTGAGCGCATcgaggagctgggagcccagccccTGCGAGACCTCATTGACAAG ATCGGTGGCTGGAACATCACGGGGCCCTGGGACCAGGATAACTTCATGGAGGTGCTGAAGGCAGTAGCGGGGACCTACAGGGCCACCCCATTCTTCACCGTCTACATCAGTGCCGACTCTAAGAGTTCCAACAGCAATGTCATCCAg GTGGACCAGTCCGGGCTCTTTCTGCCCTCTCGCGATTACTACTTAAACAGAACTGCCAACGAGAAA GTGCTCACTGCCTACCTGGACTAcatggaggagctggggctgctgctgggcgGAGGGCCAGGCTCCACGCGGGAGCAGATGCAGCAGGTGCTGGAGCTGGAGATCCAGCTGGCCAACATCACCGTGCCCCAGGACCAGCGCCGCGACGAGGAGAAGATCTATCACAAGATGAGCATCTCGGAGCTGCAG GCTCTGGCGCCCTCCATGGACTGGCTGGAGTTCCTGTCGTTCTTGCTGTCACCGTTGGAGCTGGGGGACTCGGAGCCTGTGGTGGTATATGGGACTGACTATTTGCAGCAGGTGTCAGAGCTCATCAACCGCACGCAGCCAAG TGTGCTGAACAACTACCTGATCTGGAACCTGGTGCAGAAGACAACCTCCAGCCTCGACCGACGCTTTGAGTCTGCCCAGGAGAAGTTGCTGGAGACCCTCTATGGCACCAAGAAG TCCTGCCTGCCGAGGTGGCAGACCTGCATCTCCAACACAGACGACGCCCTTGGCTTTGCTCTGGGCTCCCTCTTTGTGAAGGCCACGTTTGACCGGCAAAGCAAGGAAATT GCAGAAGGGATGATCAGCGAAATCCGGACTGCCTTTGAGGAGGCCCTGGAACAGCTGGTTTGGATGGATGAGAAGACCCGCCAGGCAGCCAAGGAGAAA GCAGATGCCATCTATGATATGATCGGCTTCCCAGACTTCATCCTGGAGCCCAAAGAGCTGGATGATGTTTACGATGGG TACGAAGTCTCTGAAGATTCCTTCTTCCAAAACATGTTGAATTTGTACAACTTTTCCGCTAAGGTGATGGCTGACCAGCTGCGCAAGCCTCCTAGTCGAGACCA GTGGAGCATGACGCCCCAGACGGTGAACGCCTACTACCTGCCAACCAAGAATGAAATTGTCTTCCCTGCTGGCATCCTGCAGGCCCCCTTCTATGCCCGCAACCATCCCAA GGCCCTGAACTTTGGTGGCATTGGTGTGGTCATGGGCCACGAATTGACACATGCCTTTGATGACCAAG GGCGCGAATATGACAAGGAAGGGAACCTGCGGCCCTGGTGGCAGAACGCGTCACTGGCGGCCTTTCGGAACCACACAGCCTGCATGGAGGAGCAGTACAACCAGTACCAGGTCAACGGCGAGAGGCTCAACGGCCGCCAGACACTGGGAGAGAACATCGCCGACAACGGGGGGCTGAAGGCCGCCTACAAT GCTTACAAAGCGTGGCTGAGAAAGCACGGCGAGGAGCAGCAGCTGCCGGCCGTGGGCCTCAACAACCACCAGCTCTTCTTTGTGGGATTCGCCCAG GTGTGGTGCTCGGTCCGCACACCAGAGAGCTCTCACGAGGGGCTGGTGACCgacccccacagccctgcccgctTCCGCGTGCTGGGCACCCTCTCCAACTCCCGTGACTTCCTGCGGCACTTCGGCTGCCCTGTGGGCTCCCCCATGAACCCAGGGCAGCTGTGTGAGGTGTGGTAG
- the ECE2 gene encoding endothelin-converting enzyme 2 isoform X5, with the protein MNVALQELGGGGGGGNMVEYKRATLRDEDAPETPVEGGASPDAVEVGFRKATRQLLRSRTPLELSLAGVSLLLAALLVGCLVALGVQYHRDPSHSTCLTEACIRVAGKILESLDRRVSPCDDFYQFSCGGWIRRNPLPDGRSRWNTFNSLWDQNQAILKHLLENSTFNSSSEAERKTQRFYLSCLQVERIEELGAQPLRDLIDKIGGWNITGPWDQDNFMEVLKAVAGTYRATPFFTVYISADSKSSNSNVIQVDQSGLFLPSRDYYLNRTANEKVLTAYLDYMEELGLLLGGGPGSTREQMQQVLELEIQLANITVPQDQRRDEEKIYHKMSISELQALAPSMDWLEFLSFLLSPLELGDSEPVVVYGTDYLQQVSELINRTQPSVLNNYLIWNLVQKTTSSLDRRFESAQEKLLETLYGTKKSCLPRWQTCISNTDDALGFALGSLFVKATFDRQSKEIAEGMISEIRTAFEEALEQLVWMDEKTRQAAKEKADAIYDMIGFPDFILEPKELDDVYDGYEVSEDSFFQNMLNLYNFSAKVMADQLRKPPSRDQWSMTPQTVNAYYLPTKNEIVFPAGILQAPFYARNHPKALNFGGIGVVMGHELTHAFDDQGREYDKEGNLRPWWQNASLAAFRNHTACMEEQYNQYQVNGERLNGRQTLGENIADNGGLKAAYNAYKAWLRKHGEEQQLPAVGLNNHQLFFVGFAQVWCSVRTPESSHEGLVTDPHSPARFRVLGTLSNSRDFLRHFGCPVGSPMNPGQLCEVW; encoded by the exons ATGAATGTCGCGCTGCAGGagctgggcggcggcggcggcggcggcaac ATGGTGGAGTACAAGCGGGCCACGCTTCGGGATGAAGACGCACCCGAGACCCCCGTAGAGGGCGGGGCCTCCCCGGACGCCGTGGAG GTGGGATTCCGCAAGGCGACGCGACAGCTCCTGCGCTCGCGCACGCCGCTGGAGCTGTCGCTGGCCGGGGTCTCTCTACTGCTGGCGGCGCTGCTTGTGGGCTGCCTGGTGGCGCTGGGGGTCCAGTACCACAGAG ACCCATCCCACAGCACCTGTCTCACCGAGGCCTGCATCCGAGTGGCTGGGAAAATCCTGGAGTCCCTGGACCGCAGGGTGAGCCCCTGCGACGACTTTTACCAGTTCTCCTGCGGAGGCTGGATTCGGAGGAACCCCCTGCCTGATGGGCGTTCTCGCTGGAACACCTTCAACAGCctctgggaccagaaccaggccATACTGAAGCACCTGCTGG AAAACAGCACCTTCAACTCCAGCAGCGAAGCCGAGCGGAAGACACAGCGCTTCTACCTGTCCTGCCTGCAGGTTGAGCGCATcgaggagctgggagcccagccccTGCGAGACCTCATTGACAAG ATCGGTGGCTGGAACATCACGGGGCCCTGGGACCAGGATAACTTCATGGAGGTGCTGAAGGCAGTAGCGGGGACCTACAGGGCCACCCCATTCTTCACCGTCTACATCAGTGCCGACTCTAAGAGTTCCAACAGCAATGTCATCCAg GTGGACCAGTCCGGGCTCTTTCTGCCCTCTCGCGATTACTACTTAAACAGAACTGCCAACGAGAAA GTGCTCACTGCCTACCTGGACTAcatggaggagctggggctgctgctgggcgGAGGGCCAGGCTCCACGCGGGAGCAGATGCAGCAGGTGCTGGAGCTGGAGATCCAGCTGGCCAACATCACCGTGCCCCAGGACCAGCGCCGCGACGAGGAGAAGATCTATCACAAGATGAGCATCTCGGAGCTGCAG GCTCTGGCGCCCTCCATGGACTGGCTGGAGTTCCTGTCGTTCTTGCTGTCACCGTTGGAGCTGGGGGACTCGGAGCCTGTGGTGGTATATGGGACTGACTATTTGCAGCAGGTGTCAGAGCTCATCAACCGCACGCAGCCAAG TGTGCTGAACAACTACCTGATCTGGAACCTGGTGCAGAAGACAACCTCCAGCCTCGACCGACGCTTTGAGTCTGCCCAGGAGAAGTTGCTGGAGACCCTCTATGGCACCAAGAAG TCCTGCCTGCCGAGGTGGCAGACCTGCATCTCCAACACAGACGACGCCCTTGGCTTTGCTCTGGGCTCCCTCTTTGTGAAGGCCACGTTTGACCGGCAAAGCAAGGAAATT GCAGAAGGGATGATCAGCGAAATCCGGACTGCCTTTGAGGAGGCCCTGGAACAGCTGGTTTGGATGGATGAGAAGACCCGCCAGGCAGCCAAGGAGAAA GCAGATGCCATCTATGATATGATCGGCTTCCCAGACTTCATCCTGGAGCCCAAAGAGCTGGATGATGTTTACGATGGG TACGAAGTCTCTGAAGATTCCTTCTTCCAAAACATGTTGAATTTGTACAACTTTTCCGCTAAGGTGATGGCTGACCAGCTGCGCAAGCCTCCTAGTCGAGACCA GTGGAGCATGACGCCCCAGACGGTGAACGCCTACTACCTGCCAACCAAGAATGAAATTGTCTTCCCTGCTGGCATCCTGCAGGCCCCCTTCTATGCCCGCAACCATCCCAA GGCCCTGAACTTTGGTGGCATTGGTGTGGTCATGGGCCACGAATTGACACATGCCTTTGATGACCAAG GGCGCGAATATGACAAGGAAGGGAACCTGCGGCCCTGGTGGCAGAACGCGTCACTGGCGGCCTTTCGGAACCACACAGCCTGCATGGAGGAGCAGTACAACCAGTACCAGGTCAACGGCGAGAGGCTCAACGGCCGCCAGACACTGGGAGAGAACATCGCCGACAACGGGGGGCTGAAGGCCGCCTACAAT GCTTACAAAGCGTGGCTGAGAAAGCACGGCGAGGAGCAGCAGCTGCCGGCCGTGGGCCTCAACAACCACCAGCTCTTCTTTGTGGGATTCGCCCAG GTGTGGTGCTCGGTCCGCACACCAGAGAGCTCTCACGAGGGGCTGGTGACCgacccccacagccctgcccgctTCCGCGTGCTGGGCACCCTCTCCAACTCCCGTGACTTCCTGCGGCACTTCGGCTGCCCTGTGGGCTCCCCCATGAACCCAGGGCAGCTGTGTGAGGTGTGGTAG
- the ECE2 gene encoding endothelin-converting enzyme 2 isoform X2, with product MNVALQELGGGGGGGNMVEYKRATLRDEDAPETPVEGGASPDAVEVGKGVLPCSAGPSPGVTPGPLRSSGLFWRVVCPHPPPLHLGPLCAGTMVGFRKATRQLLRSRTPLELSLAGVSLLLAALLVGCLVALGVQYHRDPSHSTCLTEACIRVAGKILESLDRRVSPCDDFYQFSCGGWIRRNPLPDGRSRWNTFNSLWDQNQAILKHLLENSTFNSSSEAERKTQRFYLSCLQVERIEELGAQPLRDLIDKIGGWNITGPWDQDNFMEVLKAVAGTYRATPFFTVYISADSKSSNSNVIQVDQSGLFLPSRDYYLNRTANEKVLTAYLDYMEELGLLLGGGPGSTREQMQQVLELEIQLANITVPQDQRRDEEKIYHKMSISELQALAPSMDWLEFLSFLLSPLELGDSEPVVVYGTDYLQQVSELINRTQPSVLNNYLIWNLVQKTTSSLDRRFESAQEKLLETLYGTKKSCLPRWQTCISNTDDALGFALGSLFVKATFDRQSKEIAEGMISEIRTAFEEALEQLVWMDEKTRQAAKEKADAIYDMIGFPDFILEPKELDDVYDGYEVSEDSFFQNMLNLYNFSAKVMADQLRKPPSRDQWSMTPQTVNAYYLPTKNEIVFPAGILQAPFYARNHPKALNFGGIGVVMGHELTHAFDDQGREYDKEGNLRPWWQNASLAAFRNHTACMEEQYNQYQVNGERLNGRQTLGENIADNGGLKAAYNAYKAWLRKHGEEQQLPAVGLNNHQLFFVGFAQVWCSVRTPESSHEGLVTDPHSPARFRVLGTLSNSRDFLRHFGCPVGSPMNPGQLCEVW from the exons ATGAATGTCGCGCTGCAGGagctgggcggcggcggcggcggcggcaac ATGGTGGAGTACAAGCGGGCCACGCTTCGGGATGAAGACGCACCCGAGACCCCCGTAGAGGGCGGGGCCTCCCCGGACGCCGTGGAGGTGGGCAAGGGGGTCCTCCCGTGCTCagcaggccccagccctggcgTGACGCCTGGCCCACTCAGGAGCTCTGGGCTGTTCTGGAGGGTCGtctgcccccacccacctccGCTCCATCTCGGGCCTCTCTGCGCTGGGACTATG GTGGGATTCCGCAAGGCGACGCGACAGCTCCTGCGCTCGCGCACGCCGCTGGAGCTGTCGCTGGCCGGGGTCTCTCTACTGCTGGCGGCGCTGCTTGTGGGCTGCCTGGTGGCGCTGGGGGTCCAGTACCACAGAG ACCCATCCCACAGCACCTGTCTCACCGAGGCCTGCATCCGAGTGGCTGGGAAAATCCTGGAGTCCCTGGACCGCAGGGTGAGCCCCTGCGACGACTTTTACCAGTTCTCCTGCGGAGGCTGGATTCGGAGGAACCCCCTGCCTGATGGGCGTTCTCGCTGGAACACCTTCAACAGCctctgggaccagaaccaggccATACTGAAGCACCTGCTGG AAAACAGCACCTTCAACTCCAGCAGCGAAGCCGAGCGGAAGACACAGCGCTTCTACCTGTCCTGCCTGCAGGTTGAGCGCATcgaggagctgggagcccagccccTGCGAGACCTCATTGACAAG ATCGGTGGCTGGAACATCACGGGGCCCTGGGACCAGGATAACTTCATGGAGGTGCTGAAGGCAGTAGCGGGGACCTACAGGGCCACCCCATTCTTCACCGTCTACATCAGTGCCGACTCTAAGAGTTCCAACAGCAATGTCATCCAg GTGGACCAGTCCGGGCTCTTTCTGCCCTCTCGCGATTACTACTTAAACAGAACTGCCAACGAGAAA GTGCTCACTGCCTACCTGGACTAcatggaggagctggggctgctgctgggcgGAGGGCCAGGCTCCACGCGGGAGCAGATGCAGCAGGTGCTGGAGCTGGAGATCCAGCTGGCCAACATCACCGTGCCCCAGGACCAGCGCCGCGACGAGGAGAAGATCTATCACAAGATGAGCATCTCGGAGCTGCAG GCTCTGGCGCCCTCCATGGACTGGCTGGAGTTCCTGTCGTTCTTGCTGTCACCGTTGGAGCTGGGGGACTCGGAGCCTGTGGTGGTATATGGGACTGACTATTTGCAGCAGGTGTCAGAGCTCATCAACCGCACGCAGCCAAG TGTGCTGAACAACTACCTGATCTGGAACCTGGTGCAGAAGACAACCTCCAGCCTCGACCGACGCTTTGAGTCTGCCCAGGAGAAGTTGCTGGAGACCCTCTATGGCACCAAGAAG TCCTGCCTGCCGAGGTGGCAGACCTGCATCTCCAACACAGACGACGCCCTTGGCTTTGCTCTGGGCTCCCTCTTTGTGAAGGCCACGTTTGACCGGCAAAGCAAGGAAATT GCAGAAGGGATGATCAGCGAAATCCGGACTGCCTTTGAGGAGGCCCTGGAACAGCTGGTTTGGATGGATGAGAAGACCCGCCAGGCAGCCAAGGAGAAA GCAGATGCCATCTATGATATGATCGGCTTCCCAGACTTCATCCTGGAGCCCAAAGAGCTGGATGATGTTTACGATGGG TACGAAGTCTCTGAAGATTCCTTCTTCCAAAACATGTTGAATTTGTACAACTTTTCCGCTAAGGTGATGGCTGACCAGCTGCGCAAGCCTCCTAGTCGAGACCA GTGGAGCATGACGCCCCAGACGGTGAACGCCTACTACCTGCCAACCAAGAATGAAATTGTCTTCCCTGCTGGCATCCTGCAGGCCCCCTTCTATGCCCGCAACCATCCCAA GGCCCTGAACTTTGGTGGCATTGGTGTGGTCATGGGCCACGAATTGACACATGCCTTTGATGACCAAG GGCGCGAATATGACAAGGAAGGGAACCTGCGGCCCTGGTGGCAGAACGCGTCACTGGCGGCCTTTCGGAACCACACAGCCTGCATGGAGGAGCAGTACAACCAGTACCAGGTCAACGGCGAGAGGCTCAACGGCCGCCAGACACTGGGAGAGAACATCGCCGACAACGGGGGGCTGAAGGCCGCCTACAAT GCTTACAAAGCGTGGCTGAGAAAGCACGGCGAGGAGCAGCAGCTGCCGGCCGTGGGCCTCAACAACCACCAGCTCTTCTTTGTGGGATTCGCCCAG GTGTGGTGCTCGGTCCGCACACCAGAGAGCTCTCACGAGGGGCTGGTGACCgacccccacagccctgcccgctTCCGCGTGCTGGGCACCCTCTCCAACTCCCGTGACTTCCTGCGGCACTTCGGCTGCCCTGTGGGCTCCCCCATGAACCCAGGGCAGCTGTGTGAGGTGTGGTAG
- the ECE2 gene encoding endothelin-converting enzyme 2 isoform X3 — protein MNVALQELGGGGGGGNGNMVEYKRATLRDEDAPETPVEGGASPDAVEVGFRKATRQLLRSRTPLELSLAGVSLLLAALLVGCLVALGVQYHRDPSHSTCLTEACIRVAGKILESLDRRVSPCDDFYQFSCGGWIRRNPLPDGRSRWNTFNSLWDQNQAILKHLLENSTFNSSSEAERKTQRFYLSCLQVERIEELGAQPLRDLIDKIGGWNITGPWDQDNFMEVLKAVAGTYRATPFFTVYISADSKSSNSNVIQVDQSGLFLPSRDYYLNRTANEKVLTAYLDYMEELGLLLGGGPGSTREQMQQVLELEIQLANITVPQDQRRDEEKIYHKMSISELQALAPSMDWLEFLSFLLSPLELGDSEPVVVYGTDYLQQVSELINRTQPSVLNNYLIWNLVQKTTSSLDRRFESAQEKLLETLYGTKKSCLPRWQTCISNTDDALGFALGSLFVKATFDRQSKEIAEGMISEIRTAFEEALEQLVWMDEKTRQAAKEKADAIYDMIGFPDFILEPKELDDVYDGYEVSEDSFFQNMLNLYNFSAKVMADQLRKPPSRDQWSMTPQTVNAYYLPTKNEIVFPAGILQAPFYARNHPKALNFGGIGVVMGHELTHAFDDQGREYDKEGNLRPWWQNASLAAFRNHTACMEEQYNQYQVNGERLNGRQTLGENIADNGGLKAAYNAYKAWLRKHGEEQQLPAVGLNNHQLFFVGFAQVWCSVRTPESSHEGLVTDPHSPARFRVLGTLSNSRDFLRHFGCPVGSPMNPGQLCEVW, from the exons ATGAATGTCGCGCTGCAGGagctgggcggcggcggcggcggcggcaacgGCAAC ATGGTGGAGTACAAGCGGGCCACGCTTCGGGATGAAGACGCACCCGAGACCCCCGTAGAGGGCGGGGCCTCCCCGGACGCCGTGGAG GTGGGATTCCGCAAGGCGACGCGACAGCTCCTGCGCTCGCGCACGCCGCTGGAGCTGTCGCTGGCCGGGGTCTCTCTACTGCTGGCGGCGCTGCTTGTGGGCTGCCTGGTGGCGCTGGGGGTCCAGTACCACAGAG ACCCATCCCACAGCACCTGTCTCACCGAGGCCTGCATCCGAGTGGCTGGGAAAATCCTGGAGTCCCTGGACCGCAGGGTGAGCCCCTGCGACGACTTTTACCAGTTCTCCTGCGGAGGCTGGATTCGGAGGAACCCCCTGCCTGATGGGCGTTCTCGCTGGAACACCTTCAACAGCctctgggaccagaaccaggccATACTGAAGCACCTGCTGG AAAACAGCACCTTCAACTCCAGCAGCGAAGCCGAGCGGAAGACACAGCGCTTCTACCTGTCCTGCCTGCAGGTTGAGCGCATcgaggagctgggagcccagccccTGCGAGACCTCATTGACAAG ATCGGTGGCTGGAACATCACGGGGCCCTGGGACCAGGATAACTTCATGGAGGTGCTGAAGGCAGTAGCGGGGACCTACAGGGCCACCCCATTCTTCACCGTCTACATCAGTGCCGACTCTAAGAGTTCCAACAGCAATGTCATCCAg GTGGACCAGTCCGGGCTCTTTCTGCCCTCTCGCGATTACTACTTAAACAGAACTGCCAACGAGAAA GTGCTCACTGCCTACCTGGACTAcatggaggagctggggctgctgctgggcgGAGGGCCAGGCTCCACGCGGGAGCAGATGCAGCAGGTGCTGGAGCTGGAGATCCAGCTGGCCAACATCACCGTGCCCCAGGACCAGCGCCGCGACGAGGAGAAGATCTATCACAAGATGAGCATCTCGGAGCTGCAG GCTCTGGCGCCCTCCATGGACTGGCTGGAGTTCCTGTCGTTCTTGCTGTCACCGTTGGAGCTGGGGGACTCGGAGCCTGTGGTGGTATATGGGACTGACTATTTGCAGCAGGTGTCAGAGCTCATCAACCGCACGCAGCCAAG TGTGCTGAACAACTACCTGATCTGGAACCTGGTGCAGAAGACAACCTCCAGCCTCGACCGACGCTTTGAGTCTGCCCAGGAGAAGTTGCTGGAGACCCTCTATGGCACCAAGAAG TCCTGCCTGCCGAGGTGGCAGACCTGCATCTCCAACACAGACGACGCCCTTGGCTTTGCTCTGGGCTCCCTCTTTGTGAAGGCCACGTTTGACCGGCAAAGCAAGGAAATT GCAGAAGGGATGATCAGCGAAATCCGGACTGCCTTTGAGGAGGCCCTGGAACAGCTGGTTTGGATGGATGAGAAGACCCGCCAGGCAGCCAAGGAGAAA GCAGATGCCATCTATGATATGATCGGCTTCCCAGACTTCATCCTGGAGCCCAAAGAGCTGGATGATGTTTACGATGGG TACGAAGTCTCTGAAGATTCCTTCTTCCAAAACATGTTGAATTTGTACAACTTTTCCGCTAAGGTGATGGCTGACCAGCTGCGCAAGCCTCCTAGTCGAGACCA GTGGAGCATGACGCCCCAGACGGTGAACGCCTACTACCTGCCAACCAAGAATGAAATTGTCTTCCCTGCTGGCATCCTGCAGGCCCCCTTCTATGCCCGCAACCATCCCAA GGCCCTGAACTTTGGTGGCATTGGTGTGGTCATGGGCCACGAATTGACACATGCCTTTGATGACCAAG GGCGCGAATATGACAAGGAAGGGAACCTGCGGCCCTGGTGGCAGAACGCGTCACTGGCGGCCTTTCGGAACCACACAGCCTGCATGGAGGAGCAGTACAACCAGTACCAGGTCAACGGCGAGAGGCTCAACGGCCGCCAGACACTGGGAGAGAACATCGCCGACAACGGGGGGCTGAAGGCCGCCTACAAT GCTTACAAAGCGTGGCTGAGAAAGCACGGCGAGGAGCAGCAGCTGCCGGCCGTGGGCCTCAACAACCACCAGCTCTTCTTTGTGGGATTCGCCCAG GTGTGGTGCTCGGTCCGCACACCAGAGAGCTCTCACGAGGGGCTGGTGACCgacccccacagccctgcccgctTCCGCGTGCTGGGCACCCTCTCCAACTCCCGTGACTTCCTGCGGCACTTCGGCTGCCCTGTGGGCTCCCCCATGAACCCAGGGCAGCTGTGTGAGGTGTGGTAG